Proteins co-encoded in one Enterobacter sp. R4-368 genomic window:
- a CDS encoding ABC transporter substrate-binding protein — MIKKRYLTLFSAALLSVASSVWAADAGQKVIIGSADFPENQLLATIYAGALEAQNIPVEKKLNIGSREVYIPALLDGSITVIPEYSGALLSYLDAKNDAHSSEDVAKALAAKLPEKVKMLNTSTAQNSDVLAVTKKTADKYKLKTIDDLKPVAGQLVLGGPAEWKTRHEGVPGLREVYGLTFKTFKVLDVAGPLTLTALKNNQIQVADLTSTTPEIKKDHLVALEDPKHLFAAQNIVPIVASSTLNPTIESTLNKISAQLTTEDLIAMNEQLAEFASIDDVAHQWLVKHQLSK; from the coding sequence ATGATTAAGAAACGCTATTTAACGTTGTTCAGTGCTGCACTGCTGTCTGTCGCTTCTTCTGTCTGGGCTGCTGATGCCGGCCAGAAAGTGATTATTGGTTCGGCGGATTTTCCGGAAAACCAGTTGCTGGCGACCATTTACGCCGGGGCGCTGGAAGCGCAAAACATTCCGGTCGAGAAAAAACTCAACATTGGTAGCCGTGAAGTCTATATCCCGGCTCTGCTCGACGGTTCCATCACCGTGATCCCTGAGTACAGCGGCGCGCTGTTAAGCTATCTGGATGCGAAAAACGACGCGCACAGTTCGGAAGATGTGGCGAAAGCGCTGGCCGCTAAGCTGCCGGAAAAAGTGAAAATGCTGAACACGTCCACGGCGCAAAACAGCGATGTGCTGGCGGTAACGAAGAAAACCGCCGACAAGTACAAACTGAAAACCATCGACGATCTGAAACCTGTCGCCGGGCAGTTAGTGCTTGGCGGCCCGGCGGAGTGGAAAACCCGTCATGAAGGTGTTCCCGGCTTGCGTGAAGTTTATGGCCTGACTTTCAAAACTTTCAAAGTGCTGGATGTCGCTGGTCCGCTGACGCTGACGGCGCTGAAAAATAACCAGATTCAGGTGGCTGATCTGACCTCCACTACGCCGGAAATCAAAAAAGATCACCTGGTTGCGCTGGAAGATCCGAAACACCTGTTTGCCGCGCAGAACATTGTGCCCATAGTCGCCAGCAGCACACTGAACCCGACCATTGAAAGCACGCTGAACAAAATCTCCGCGCAGCTCACCACCGAAGATCTGATCGCCATGAACGAGCAACTTGCAGAGTTCGCCAGCATTGATGATGTGGCGCACCAGTGGCTGGTTAAACACCAGTTGAGCAAGTAA